A DNA window from Arachis duranensis cultivar V14167 chromosome 3, aradu.V14167.gnm2.J7QH, whole genome shotgun sequence contains the following coding sequences:
- the LOC107480192 gene encoding filament-like plant protein yields the protein MDRRSWLWRRKSSEKSPGETESSGSISSLSERFFDDQVYATQATQSPEVTSKAPPPNEEEHSTPKKNKEEDTGVKALNDKLAAALLNISAKEDLVKQHAKVAEEAVSGWEKAEKEVVSLKQQLDTAKQKNSILEDRVGHLDGALKECMRQLRQAREEQEQKIFEAMAIKCHEWERKRSELEGKVVELEASLQTAKADATASIRSDLHQRLEAMEKENSSLKLELESRLEELEYRIAERDLSAEAAEIASKQHLESVKKVAKLEAECRRLKAISRKAIPINDHRSLAASSVYVESFTDSMSDSGERLLAVENDMRKLGGWEINEHEPSRSESWSSNLVTELDQLKNQKANGKSHMAPSTEINLMDDFLEMEKLAALPDAESGSNSVKAISVCQGTMKAQVEAIIQKKSELEKMLQKMEADKLEVQNSLTNCQMQLEASHSRIREAELKVTELRTQLALANKSNQERYEELKATKTKKEVAESKLGIAQSDIQELAAKICSLEEKIQKEQALSMENSIKFRRLEDELSKTKQEVQLQQDNAALQSHESKLKQEKELALAASRYADCKKTIASLGQQLKSLATLEDFLIDSGNINELTNEVTQAQQNGVEQFKLHHTDMCLSKRDSESPISLNPASIANEKSRHNSNLGKLVPPRSKSVSRRGRI from the exons ATGGACCGAAGGAGTTGGCTATGGCGCAGGAAGTCATCGGAGAAAAGTCCGGGCGAAACGGAGAGTTCGGGATCAATATCCTCTCTTTCAGAGAGATTCTTTGATGACCAG GTGTATGCAACCCAAGCTACTCAATCACCAGAAGTCACATCCAAAGCTCCACCaccaaatgaagaagaacatAGTACACCaaagaagaataaagaagaagataCTGGTGTGAAGGCTCTAAATGACAAACTTGCAGCCGCTCTCCTTAATATTAGTGCCAAAGAAGACTTGGTAAAACAGCATGCTAAAGTTGCTGAAGAAGCTGTCTCAG GTTGGGAGAAGGCTGAAAAAGAAGTGGTGTCTTTAAAGCAACAACTTGACACTGCAAAGCAAAAGAACTCAATTCTTGAAGACCGAGTTGGTCATCTTGATGGGGCACTCAAAGAGTGTATGCGGCAGCTTCGACAAGCTAGAGAGGAGCAAGAGCAAAAGATCTTTGAAGCTATGGCAATTAAATGTCATGAGTGGGAGCGGAAAAGATCTGAGCTTGAGGGAAAGGTTGTGGAACTCGAAGCTTCACTTCAAACAGCTAAAGCAGATGCTACTGCATCAATTCGTTCTGACCTTCATCAGAGACTTGAGGCAATGGAGAAAGAGAATTCAAGTCTTAAACTTGAGCTTGAATCTCGGCTTGAAGAATTAGAATACAGGATTGCTGAAAGGGACTTGAGTGCTGAGGCTGCTGAAATTGCAAGCAAGCAACATTTGGAGAGTGTCAAGAAGGTTGCTAAGCTTGAAGCTGAGTGCCGTAGACTGAAAGCAATTTCTCGAAAAGCAATTCCCATTAACGATCACAGGTCTTTGGCTGCATCTTCAGTTTATGTTGAGTCATTCACAGATAGTATGTCAGATAGTGGAGAGAGGCTACTTGCAGTTGAAAATGACATGCGTAAATTAGGGGGCTGGGAGATCAATGAACACGAGCCAAGCCGTAGCGAATCATGGTCATCAAATTTAGTAACGGAACTTGATCAATTAAAGAACCAAAAGGCTAATGGGAAAAGCCATATGGCCCCTTCAACTGAGATCAACCTCATGGATGATTTCCTTGAGATGGAAAAGCTTGCTGCATTGCCGGATGCAGAAAGTGGAAGCAATTCTGTTAAAGCAATCAGTGTTTGCCAGGGTACAATGAAAGCTCAAGTTGAAGCCATCATTCAAAAGAAGAGTGAGTTGGAAAAGATGCTACAGAAAATGGAGGCTGATAAACTTGAAGTACAGAATAGCTTAACCAACTGCCAAATGCAGCTTGAGGCATCACATAGTCGGATTAGAGAAGCAGAGTTGAAGGTAACAGAGCTTCGAACTCAGTTAGCTCTTGCCAACAAATCAAATCAAGAAAGATATGAAGAACTaaaagcaaccaaaactaagaAGGAAGTAGCCGAGTCAAAACTTGGAATCGCTCAAAGTGATATACAAGAGTTGGCTGCAAAAATCTGTTCCTTGGAGGaaaagattcagaaggagcaagCTTTGTCTATGGAGAACTCGATCAAGTTCCGGAGACTGGAGGATGAGCTTTCAAAAACAAAGCAGGAAGTTCAACTTCAGCAAGACAACGCAGCTTTGCAAAGTCACGAGTCGAAGTTAAAGCAG GAGAAGGAACTTGCATTGGCTGCTAGTAGATATGCTGATTGCAAGAAAACCATTGCATCTCTTGGACAGCAGTTGAAGTCCCTTGCAACCTTGGAAGACTTCCTAATTGATTCAGGCAACATTAATGAGTTGACTAATGAAGTTACACAAGctcaacaaaatggtgttgaaCAATTCAAATTGCACCACACTGATATGTGTCTGTCCAAAAGAGATTCCGAGTCGCCAATTTCGCTTAATCCAGCATCCATCGCCAACGAGAAGAGCCGCCATAATAGTAACCTTGGTAAGTTGGTTCCCCCTAGAAGCAAGAGTGTAAGCAGGCGAGGAAGAATCTGA